In candidate division WOR-3 bacterium, the following are encoded in one genomic region:
- a CDS encoding IS4 family transposase — protein sequence TADRIEKALATYSIVAWRLLWLTHISRTNPSAEATKVLEPYQWQALYCFIHSVTSPPSTPPTVNQCIRWIAQLGGFLGRKGDEEPGVKTIWRGLRRLEDIAQTWKIFYPSSSPPVNDDYVKKYVSKA from the coding sequence ACCGCCGACCGAATCGAAAAAGCATTGGCTACTTACTCTATTGTGGCATGGCGCTTATTGTGGTTAACCCACATTTCCCGGACTAATCCGTCGGCGGAGGCGACCAAGGTTCTTGAACCCTATCAGTGGCAAGCACTTTATTGTTTTATTCATTCTGTCACCTCTCCACCTAGCACACCGCCAACGGTGAACCAATGCATTAGGTGGATTGCTCAACTTGGGGGTTTTTTAGGACGCAAGGGGGATGAAGAACCCGGAGTCAAAACGATTTGGCGCGGCCTACGACGACTAGAAGATATCGCTCAAACATGGAAGATATTTTATCCGAGTTCTTCACCCCCTGTCAATGATGACTATGTTAAGAAATATGTGAGTAAGGCATAG